The bacterium genomic interval GCCGGAGTACATGGCCGAGAGGATGCCGGAGGTAGGAGGCACCTTCATACAGGGCGAGAGCGAGATAGCCTCGATTTACATGGTGCTTGGGGCTTCCGCGGCAGGCGGCAGGGCGATGACCAGTTCGTCGAGCCCCGGAATAAGCCTCAAGCAGGAGGGCCTGAGTTTCCTCGCGGGCCACGAGCTTCCCGCCGTCATAGCAAACGTCGTGCGCGGCGGGCCGGGTCTCGGGAACATCGCGGGCAGCCAGAGCGACTATTTCCAGTGTACGCGCGGCGGCGGCCACGGCGATTACCGGATGATCGTCCTTGCCCCCGGCAACGTGCAGGAGATGGCCGATCTCACTTACCTCTCCTTCGACCTCGCCGACAAGTACCGCACCCCGGTGATGATCATGGCGGACGGCATGATGGGCAACACGATGGAGCCCGTCACCCTCCCCCCCATGATAAAGGTCGAAGACCTGCCGGAGAAGGATTACGCCGTCACCGGCAGGCTGGGCAAGAGAAAGTCCCGGGTGCGCCTCTCCCTGATTCTCGAACCGAAGGATCTGGAGGAGCACAACTGGAAGCTCCAGCGAAAATACAGCCTCATCTCGGCGAACGAAGTCCGCTGGGAAGGCTTTGAGCTCGAAGACGCCGAGATGGTCATAGTCGCCTTCGGTACCGCCGCCCGCATCGCC includes:
- the vorB gene encoding 3-methyl-2-oxobutanoate dehydrogenase subunit VorB, whose protein sequence is MRGNNAMAEAAVRAGCRYYFGYPITPQNDVPEYMAERMPEVGGTFIQGESEIASIYMVLGASAAGGRAMTSSSSPGISLKQEGLSFLAGHELPAVIANVVRGGPGLGNIAGSQSDYFQCTRGGGHGDYRMIVLAPGNVQEMADLTYLSFDLADKYRTPVMIMADGMMGNTMEPVTLPPMIKVEDLPEKDYAVTGRLGKRKSRVRLSLILEPKDLEEHNWKLQRKYSLISANEVRWEGFELEDAEMVIVAFGTAARIAKGAIRRVRKEGLKVGLLRPITLWPFPSAAIAEAAKTAKDFLVFELNAGQMIEDVRLAVEGKASVHFYGRPGGTSPTPRDLAKVITNRYCQHFRPI